The Ziziphus jujuba cultivar Dongzao chromosome 5, ASM3175591v1 genome segment ttttttttttttttttttttttgggggccacGAACAGAGTACTAAAAATTGTATCTTCATTTGGCATTTCGTATAAAAGTTATTGGATAATGATGCTAttccatattttatatttaaggtCACAGTCTTGGTTAAAAATTTAGTCCTAAAGTTGCATGACAACGTTCATAAATAAAAGAGATGAATTTTAGCTTAGTTGCTAGCCAAGTTGGTTTTTCTTTTGcaataaaggttttttttttttctttttttttcttttcaagttaATTAGATTTTAGTCCCATTTAATTTCAAGATACTACAATTCCGATTACCAGTTTTAAAATCCATTACACtagcattttatttttggtttggtataTATTAAGCCTTCTATAATGCTTATTATAGTTTTTAACCACTAATGCAATCATATAGTATGCATTGTGATCTTTACAAATtgaatttaatgttttttttatgttaagaaGTATTTGAACATAATTATTGGTTGGTTTATAATGAAAAATTTGATGATAATCGGTTCAATGTGCACTAAATTAATAGATTTCGAAATTAAAAGTCTAAATTGTACTATATTAAAAACAGAGAATAATAAAATGCAATTGACtttagttttttaatcattGGGATTAGGGGAATGATTATACAGTTGATGGTATGAATAGTATATTTTTGGTCATGAATGCTGTAAGCGATgtaatattgtttatattttagcaaaaaataaaaaaaaaaggatgtaatattgtttataatttaatttaaaaaattacatatttcctCTGTAAAAGTATTACCAGCTGATCTGACCCATTTAAAACCATCAACTAAAGCCCAAATTTTAGGAAGTGTTTTGTGTAAATCGACTAGCAAATAAGAGTTGTTCTATATGCATACACCATTGAATAAACGGCATATACCCACAACTCATGATCacttacaaaaaaaaagaaaaaaaaagaagaaaaaaaatccaagtaaaaaataaaataaaattaaacttcCTATTATaaatttcctttccttttattactttcaaatttcaattttatattctcAGGAGGCTACCAAGAGCAGCTGTCTAGCCGGGGAAATAAAACTTTCATTTGGAATTCTGATAATAAATAGGAGTGTATTTATTGTTTTACGAGGGCGTATATGGAACATGAACAATAATGTTTTGGGCCTAAATGGGCCGATACTTCATTAGGCTCTCTGCTCTTACTGCTTTCCAGGCCCTAAGTTAAAATGACGAAAACGCCCCTTTgcctcatatatataaaatgaggaAGAAGATTGTAGCCCAAAACCCTAATCAGAAGGAGCTTTAAGCCGCTAGTGCAAGTGTTCTTATCGGCCGCAGCAAACCTTCTCATTATCGAAGATGAAGGTCCTGCCTCCTTACACTTGAatttctctcactttctctttcaCATCTGTTTGTGACTGATTCGTCTTGTGCGTTTTTGCAGTTCAACATCGCTGACCCTAAAACGGGATGCCAAAAGAAGCTCGAAATCGACGATGACCAGAAgctgtaagttttttttttttttttttttgttggtctcCAATTGTATATGTGTCTGCTAGTGTATGCAATGGTCaatatcttatttttattcGATCCAGTTTGGAAATCTTTTGAGTCAGTTTGAAATGTTTGTATGGATACGCAGGAAAATCACTGAACAAACCAGTGTATTTCTTCGGCACCCATTATAATGGATTGAAGAGTGATTGGTCTATGGATGCATTTAGCTATTGAATTTTTAGAGTCTTTCGTTGTCGTGACGTGTTTTTTCTTAACCTTTAATGGCTGTTGTTTTATTCGTTTATGTGTCCACTGAAAGGAGACCTGCAAACCCATTTCATGATTTCGTGAAAAATTGCAATAGCGAAGCTGATGATCCTTTTAATCGAACCTtaggttattattgtttaattataaattttattatagctCTGAATTCTTTTAGTTACAATTCGTTAATAGGTTGCATCAAATCTTGTACCTGTGGAGTAGTATCCTGTGTCAAATGAAAGAGCTTTATTAtgcattgtcttatgcttcatGTGCCAAGATTTATcgattaatcttttattttatttttttggtttttctataGCCGAGCATTTTTTGACAAAAGGATCTCCCAGGAAGTCAGTGGTGATTCTCTTGGGGAGGTATTAAAATCTAGTAATTTGTTGTCCTATGTTTTAACCTTAAACGAGTTGATTGTTTTGTTGAAGATTTTTTTACTGGTTAACAGGAATTTAAGGGCTATGTTTTCAAAATTATGGGAGGCTGTGACAAGCAAGGTTTCCCAATGAAGCAGGGAGTTTTGACCCCTGGTCGTGTCCGCCTCTTGCTTCATAGAGGTTGGTAAAATTCCTTCTTAATTGTAGTTGTACAGTCTTCTATAATTCTATCAAACAAAAGTCTCTAGGTTCTGCACTTGAACAGGATATGGTAATTAACCTTTTTGGATTGTCTGAGCAGGTACTCCTTGCTTCCGTGGTTATGGAAGGCGTGATGGAGAGAGGAGAAGGAAGTCTGTACGTGGGTGCATTGTCAGCCAAGACCTTTCTGTTTTGAACTTGGTAATTGTGAAGAAGGGTGATAATGATCTTCCTGGATTGACCGACACAGAGAAACCTAGGATGAGAGGTCCCAAGAGGGCATCCAAGATTCGCAAGCTCTTTGCTCTCTCGAAGGAGGATGATGTACGGAAGTATGTGAACACTTACCGTAGATCATTTACAACCAAATCTGGTATGGTTCTTATTCTTACCATTCACTAATTGTTGTTCTAAACAGCTTAGCTATGTATTGCTCTTTAAATCCTGTATTCAGGCTGGAATTTGTTTCTGCCATGAGTTCTCATTTAAGATTTTACCCTTTAGAAATTGACTCAGCCTTTCGTCTTTTATCTTGAACTCTGCTTGGTTGGTgtgtttttacttttattttcgatattcttttttatttggccttggaaatattttgtttaatatGGTTGTCTGTTCTGGTAGTAAGCTTCGtgttctcactctctctctctcttatataGGGAAGAAGGTCAGTAAAGCTCCCAAGATTCAGAGGTTGGTTACTCCCCTGACCTTGCAGAGGAAGAGAGCAAAGATCGctgaaaagaagaagagagttGCAAAGGCAAAGGCTGAGGCTGTTGAATACCAGAAGCTCCTTGCCACCAGATTGAAGGAGCAAAGAGAACGCCGCAGTGAGAGTTTGGCCAAGAAAAGGTCCAGGCTTTCTGCTGCTTCTAAGCCATCAGTTTCTGCTTAGGTCCATTGAATCATTAGAATATCGTTAAACATGTCTGTCTCTGAATTATTTTTGATATGATTTTCCGTAATTTGAGTTACGAGTACTTGTTGAAAGTACTTAGTGGAACGATGTTGTTAAGTTTATTGGATGTTGAATCTTGACTTGGAtcactttttgttttcattaaatGTACGAGGTTTTCTAATGGGAGAGATTTAATGATTTTTGGTATGGTTTTATATCTATAGTAATGCAGTAAAAGATCATTTCATGTGCATTTACGATTTTACAGGGTTGTGGCTTGATCCTTGCCTGTAGTCTAAGCCCTGTTTACGtgccaaaatataattatttctgGTTATATTTAGACCGACTTAAACTTTTGGTGGCGTGGAAGTCTCCTTTTTGGTGGGTGTTTTGAACgcaatcttttttccttttaacccTGAGACATCTTTTACGTCACCTAGGTTAGCAGCGTTTGCAAAACTGTGCTTTACAATCCAGATGCTTGATTTTAGTCTGAAtgtcaacaaataaaaaagggaaagagaagaaaaaggttCCTTAGTCCGTCTAATAAATATATCAAGTCTGACAACAATGTGATGTTTCTTACAAACTCGGGAGTTTATTTTTCGTCTGTAAGAAGTAGGCATCTGCAAACTTGAATTGACAAACAATCAAATGGTTCATGACACAGGTGGTTTTTTCAATGTGGTATTGTGGTCAATTAACACTCGTTTATCATCAGCTACTActaactaaaaattaatttgataactccattaaatatataaaacactATATCCTGTGCATCATTTGTCTTCTGGGATTTTTTATAATACACGGATGCCAAGTGATGTCCAGCTTAGGCTTCAAAATGTACCCAAATCCAAGAAGACGGTAGAGATCATAAAGGAAAACCTTTGTAATTATTTAGCTCGCTCCATACTGCAAGTTCAACTTCTTCCCAAGATTCTGCCGTTTTAAGTTCTTCCCATATATCAAAAATAGCTCCCAAGATATTCTCTTTATGCAAAATACAGTAGCACCTGTGGACAtggaaaaatttaaaccaaGGGGTGAGACATAAAAGTTGCAATACTGATATAACAGCGATAGTATTGATATGGGTAAgaaacacacacatacacatctATAATTTCAATAAAACAGTCAACAGGAGCTGACGAGAGATATACTTGTTAATAAACTTTAAGAAACTACGCCAGATTAAATCCAACAAGTGCGCTTAAACAATTTCATACACATCATTAATCAGGGAATCTCTTTGCTTAGTTTACTCGACAAGAAAAAGATTCATTCAACAAGCTCTTGCATTCGAGCATAAAAGGAACAAGTAAACAAGTGActtagaaaaatttatttacatCCAAATTTATGTTCGTTGGTTTATGTTAACTAGACTGTTAAAAACTGTCAAAAAAGGGTAACAAAATTTCACAGGTACTACAAGGACTGCAGCGGCCAATATTAACAAGAAACAAGCGGGTAAGACAATGAACAAGCACAGTTGGAGAGCATTACTTACATGGCATGATACGAAAGGCGATTGAATTTGTCACTGTTATCCATTAAATTGTGCTGGGATGATGTTCTCACCAAAGGAAGTTTATAACTTTCTAAGAATCGCTTCAAGAGATGGGGATCACCTCTAAAAACATCCAAGTAAATGGGTATCAAGTCATAAATGGGGTCGcctgcaaaataaaaaaggaaaagaaaatcaataaagTTTGTCAAAATAATGATAGATCTAATGTGGTATTCTAACTAAATCATTTCATTTTCTTGAGGTCTTTCTTTGCGACTCAAATTGACTACTTACAAATTAGTACAAAAGAAATAGCATTTCAAATGCAGTAAATGTTTGCATTTTTTTCATCAGCGACAAGACCTAATAGgtcaaaactaaaattgataataaGAGGCAGCTTTTAACAAGCATCCATCACTTGTATGTTTGCATTTTTTTCATCAGCGGCAAGACCTAATAGgtcaaaactaaaattgataataaGAGGCAGCTTTTGACAAGCATCCATCACAGACAATTGccttgtattattttataaaagacAAAGTAGACAAACATGCCAAAAGATGAATGTTAAACTCCAACTGATATATGCACCAAAATCTCATATCTCCAAAGTCCGAAAAcatttccacttttaattatcTATGCATCTTCCTTTAaccatgtaaaagaaaatatagaaaaggaaACACGTTGCACCTACAGGGACACCTGATAGATACGGATAACAGAAAAGTCAAAAGCAAAAGATATTGCCCACAAACCAATGGCACCATGACATGTTTGCATAGAAAGATGGCAGCCATAGcagaaagaatatataaatgcaCCAACCATTGATGCAGTGCTATAGTCAACCTCAAAAGAGTTACAAATTCCATTACAAATTCTACAATCAAATTTAAGTATAGATCCTACCATATGTCATCAGGATTTTAGTAAAGTCAATGTCAATAATGACAGAGAAGCCCAAACAATTAATATTGTCAGTATAGACCATAACCAGaataatatttaaagaaatcAAAACGCTAACCTAAAGAAAGGTCGCTGAAATCAAGAATGTGGCTAGGATGCCATGATTTTCCCTCTATAGTGTTACCACAACCATTCAAAGAACCATCGTTTTGCATGTGATCATCTTCGATGGATCCACTAAAGCAAGAGCTATTAGCATATGGCTCCATATGAATGTTGTCATCCATTATATCAGAGTGCACCCAGCAGAAAGGCTTACAAACTTTGCTTCCTTCATTTTCATCCTGAAACCAATTAAGTTGAAGACATTACAAATCACACTATACTCATTAATCAAACAGTACTTTTTTAACAAAGTAATGATAATCACATATATAGATGTGGAAGATACCTCAAACACATAAAGCAACTTGGCAAGATCATTTGGGATGTACTCATCAACTTTCTCAATTAGTGTGCTAGGTATTGGATCTCCCCTACAAAGTTCAAATTCAAAGCTTCAGAGGcattacaatattatttttcacaaCTGAAACTTTATTTTAGCAATATCACCACtagtaatataataaagaataagtGGTAGTTATAATAGAAAACAAATCTGCAATACTAGTGATAAGCAACCTTGCAGATCTGAGCTCAAATATATAACATACATGCAAACATCCATTAAGCCAGCTAAACATTAAGGACTTTCTTAGATAAATTAAGCTGCAACAGAAGCTATTAAAGTCAAGAGAAgacagagatagagaaagaagaagaagaagaaacattaACTAATGGCTTTCTTAGATGATACTCACTTGAAGCTACTTGACAatgagcaaaaaataaaataaaatgaaataaagttACCACAGGACATGTCTTCTAATGACAACTGGTATGTGTATTTGACACTAAATACCAATTTATAGTCCACCAGAATCTGATATCTGTTCCagaatttttccttttcttcaagTAAGTTCGTAtgaggaaaagaaattaaataataaacatttctCTTCCCAGAAAAGTCGtaaaataatcttttttctCATCCTTTTCTCTGTCCATGATTATTCTATGATATTAAGCAGGTCATGGATAAGTACTAAAATCCATCCACATAGACAAAAACTAAACTCCAGAACGTGTTCCCATGTCTATTAACTTTATATGACAGAAGAGAAACTATTTAATATCTGTAGTAACCTTGTCATAAATAAGCCTAGttgaaaatatttaacacaAGTAATACTCCTGTATAACAGGTTTAGAGGTACCATTTACTCAAGCGACTCAAGACATCCTTCTTCATCCTCATTAAAGTTCTGATGAAGGTATCCCATTCAGTTGGTATGCTTGATTTATAGGGCACAGCCTTCATAAAACCATTTTCTGATTGCTGTTCAATGTCTGAGAAAGTTGGAATACTACAAGGTGGATGGGGCAAGAGATGAAGGTTTCGTAGCTGCTCTCCCAAAAAGGAAGCTAAACTAAGCACATCATCCCATAATAGTCTCTCTCTCCTGTAAAAATAACTCAAATAAGCCAAAGGCAAGTTGGAGAATTATGATACTCCTCACAGATTTGGAATTCAAAACCTTGAACTGAAACAATAAACTTGAACACTAGATACTTACAACTGAGCAAATATTTTTCCTTTGCACcgttttgttattatatatggCCATACCCTTGTAAATCTAGCAGAATTATTGGATTCATACATTGATATTCCAGCTTTTCTATATTCAAAATGTTTCTTGCTCCATATTCCTAAAGGAAAACCATCTACTTTGCACTTCTCTGGAAGAAAATTGCACTTAGCAATCACATCAGGAACACTGCTGCCATCCCAAGGGACAATTTTGTAAGATCCATTCTCACAATAAAGTATCCCACTTGCCAAAACTTGAGGAATGTGATTTTGCAGAGGAGAGTTGGCTTTACGTAGTAGACTGTAAAATTCAAGCTGTAAAAATGCACCACATAGATTAGATAAATGTAAAAAAGGTAGTCAGACCAagcaaaaattaagacaataccTCAGTGCCTAAACCATAAAATGAGGCTTCTGGCCCGTcttcaacaaaaattttgatcACACAGTCAGACATGAGATACACCTACAGTGAACAATTATAACATGTCAATGTTACCACAAATAGACatgtaaattttggaaaaccatGATAGTATTGCAGAACTTACAGGATTGCTACCCGTGCCAACAGGAAGCCTCTCAAATTCTGTAGGGGAAGGCAGGTTGTGGAAGGCAGAAATTTGTACTAGGCACTCCAACCACCTACCTGCATTTAGTGCAAGACTTGCTCCCTGCCGTATTACAAgcataacaaaattttaaaaaataataataataacaaaacaaaataaaataaggaaaataaaagcaaGAAAACATCACTTCAGTGTTTTTAAACAGGCAAGTTTGCATAACTAGTGAAGATAAATGCCATTAAGACAGAGGCAAAGAATAAACCTCTTTAGTCATAACTTTCATAAGAAAAAGATCTAATATACATGTTTTACAAAGATTCTGTATAATTTATTCCTATAAGGGAATAGATACAATGATTTGGACTACGAAGTCCACTGTCAGAAAGCTGCTAATCTAGCTACCAATGAAGGAACCAAGAATTATTTGTAGGTCAAGCTTCCTTAGCTATATATCACTACTTCTTTGTATCGGTTCaatatccaaattaaaaagCATAGGCTAACAACAAAGTGAAATACCTTCCATATTAGCTCTCTCATTCCTGGTTTTCCAACCCAAAGCTTGTAAAGCCATTCTCTCATTTCACGTTGTCCCATGCAATTACCTGAGCTCCAAGGAAAGTTGTAGTGATCTCTCTCCTTATCCAGAAACATGGACAAGAAATTGATATCATAAGAAAAaccttctttccataaattataatatttagagACAGTATCCATAGCACTTCCAGATTTTAAATCCTCTCCTGGTTTTAGAATTTTGACCCTTTTCTCTTTCCTTGTCAGGTCTGAGTAACTCAAACCATCTTCATCATAGGATATATTCTCTTTGACGTCGTCAAAACTGCCTCCATCAAGTGCAAGCAATCCTGCCCGGCAAACTCCCTTATGAAGATAACCAGGTGCCATGTCCAAGCATACAAATTCAAAGTTTCTGGAATTTACAAAGTTTTGTGTAACAGCAATAGTTGTTTCCAGATTTAGGACACAATGCCACCATCCACTAGGAACAAAAATCGTCTCCCCTGGCATTTGGGTACACTCAATGGGCTTATCTTCATCAGGAAGGAGTGGATAAAAATCTAACCACCACTGGATACACGTACGAGGAACCAATAAGCATAACTTGAAAGAAATGCAATACAAAATCAGAGAAAATCAGAACGGACAAGAATGAATGGATGGAATACCTGTAATGAAGATGGACTCTCAATATTGACATCACCATCTTCATCATTTACATGTACTGTGACACCTGCTGGTACTTTTCCTGGAGGATATAATGCCCAcctgtaaaaaaaaattccaaattccTCCTAGATATAAGCTGTCTtacataacaaaagaaaaaacataaagaaataaacTTTGCATAATTGATTGTGCATGGGTTTTGGTTCTATAACATAAAAGGACATTTTTGCAGTTGAATGGTAAAGGAGAAGATTGGATCAAATTGTCTGCATAGTCTTTGGTCTGAGCTATATAAAGAGTAATTGCTTACCAATATCCTCATTAGTTAGCAATAGcatgataatttaatatatccCATCTAAAATTGAGTGTCCCAAATACAAGAAGCAAGACCAGTTGACTTGATTTAAACCAAAACCTAGCCTCAGCCTTTGGCTTTAGTGCAAAGCTATAGGCAGCCTAGTAGCCTTTCATTACTATATATCCTGATTGAAGATAGTAAACATAATAGTACCAAAACTTAGCATGTAAGAGAACAATCAAGCAGAAAACGAGGCCATTTACTTATTTTCCAACACCAACTTTTCTTCTCTGAAAATTGTTTCAggcaaaaaaagggaaaatgtaAAAGTAGTTCAACTAAAAGCTATTTAGTAATTATCTGAGAGGAGCCTGGACTATAAAGGTGTAAAACAAAGTAAATTCTCACATTGCAAATGACACATTTACCAGCAGGGAAAGTTTGTACCAGAATATGTTACAACTCTAAATCATGTTCAACACGAGAGATGCAAAACACAGATTGCTGGTGCTTTTACATTAGTCTGATATTACCTTTTACGGCCACATAGAAGTGTATTCCAGGCGCTGGTAAGAGCTGGATCAACATGCCAAGAGGCACCAGACCTCTCTGGACCAATAATGAGCCATCTAAATGGTGGTCGTTGATCTCTATCAAGGATATCAAAAAAGTCCTCTTGAAATAGATGAGGTACACTGTAATCCTTCAATAAACCTGGTGCAATTTCCCCAAACTGCATAAGTgggcaaaaaaaaatttgcataagcattagattttttaaaaaaaagaagaaatttataAACAACTTTATGTCTCTAATAAGCACCTTGTCATCAAAAATATATAGGGGATCCTCGTCATGCTGAAGTTTCATGTATGAGACATAATCCTtgaatttcatcaaaattttactAGAAATTCTCTGAGAAATCTTGAATTCTGTATCTCCATAATTCAGCAATAAATGCTCAACTGTCCATGTATGCCTTGCAGGCCAGGCATCAGCCAATTCAGTAAGCAAAACCTGTTATATAGTTCAACAGCAACTGGTTACAACAGGATAAGGCACGTAGTTATGATGATTTCACAATTTT includes the following:
- the LOC107420756 gene encoding small ribosomal subunit protein eS6; the encoded protein is MKFNIADPKTGCQKKLEIDDDQKLRAFFDKRISQEVSGDSLGEEFKGYVFKIMGGCDKQGFPMKQGVLTPGRVRLLLHRGTPCFRGYGRRDGERRRKSVRGCIVSQDLSVLNLVIVKKGDNDLPGLTDTEKPRMRGPKRASKIRKLFALSKEDDVRKYVNTYRRSFTTKSGKKVSKAPKIQRLVTPLTLQRKRAKIAEKKKRVAKAKAEAVEYQKLLATRLKEQRERRSESLAKKRSRLSAASKPSVSA
- the LOC107420754 gene encoding lysine-specific demethylase JMJ21, which gives rise to MSEVQPIGPTDRRPGALGDLRVLTDELICAILEYLSPRDVARLACVSSVMYILCNEEPLWMTLCLQKVKLKGPLQYKGSWKKTALHFEHPPSESKELCRKPLQFDGFSSWFLHRRLYRCYTTLDTFSFDNGNVERKKDPPLQGFHREYDGKKPVLLTELADAWPARHTWTVEHLLLNYGDTEFKISQRISSKILMKFKDYVSYMKLQHDEDPLYIFDDKFGEIAPGLLKDYSVPHLFQEDFFDILDRDQRPPFRWLIIGPERSGASWHVDPALTSAWNTLLCGRKRWALYPPGKVPAGVTVHVNDEDGDVNIESPSSLQWWLDFYPLLPDEDKPIECTQMPGETIFVPSGWWHCVLNLETTIAVTQNFVNSRNFEFVCLDMAPGYLHKGVCRAGLLALDGGSFDDVKENISYDEDGLSYSDLTRKEKRVKILKPGEDLKSGSAMDTVSKYYNLWKEGFSYDINFLSMFLDKERDHYNFPWSSGNCMGQREMREWLYKLWVGKPGMRELIWKGASLALNAGRWLECLVQISAFHNLPSPTEFERLPVGTGSNPVYLMSDCVIKIFVEDGPEASFYGLGTELEFYSLLRKANSPLQNHIPQVLASGILYCENGSYKIVPWDGSSVPDVIAKCNFLPEKCKVDGFPLGIWSKKHFEYRKAGISMYESNNSARFTRVWPYIITKRCKGKIFAQLRERLLWDDVLSLASFLGEQLRNLHLLPHPPCSIPTFSDIEQQSENGFMKAVPYKSSIPTEWDTFIRTLMRMKKDVLSRLSKWGDPIPSTLIEKVDEYIPNDLAKLLYVFEDENEGSKVCKPFCWVHSDIMDDNIHMEPYANSSCFSGSIEDDHMQNDGSLNGCGNTIEGKSWHPSHILDFSDLSLGDPIYDLIPIYLDVFRGDPHLLKRFLESYKLPLVRTSSQHNLMDNSDKFNRLSYHAMCYCILHKENILGAIFDIWEELKTAESWEEVELAVWSELNNYKGFPL